A stretch of DNA from Thiomicrospira sp. XS5:
AATTGAATGGTCCGGGCTATATCTGCATGCAAGGCCAAACCTTACAGCGTGATTTGCTACAAGAAATTATCGACGCCAGTGGCTTGTCCTAAGCGGTGGAAATGGAGCGAATTCGATTAAGGAAAAAATCGTATAAACGCTTTATAACCAGCGCTTTTCATCGATTTTAGAACGAAACAATCGCTGGACAAAAATGCAATTTCCGACTAGAATGGTCAGAAATTAAATGATTCACTTGGAAAACGAATAATAAACCATGTCAGAAGCGACTCAATACCAAGAAATCAACGATTTGTTGAGCAAAAATCAAGGCTACAAGGAAGGCTTTTTTACGCAGACAACCGTTGAAACCTTTGAAAAGGGCTTGAACGAAGCGGTCATCCGAGCCATTTCGGCGAAGAAAAACGAGCCGGACTGGATGCTGGACTTTCGTTTGAAAGCGTTTGCGCATTGGCAGACCATGAAAGAGCCGCATTGGGCCAAGGCGGAATACGAGCCGCTGGATTATCAGGATTACAGTTATTATTCCGCGCCGGAGTGTTCGGTCTGCGGTGACCAGTGTGCGACGGACGAACCCGTCGAGCCGGAAATGGACCCGGAAGTGGCGAAGGCGTTTGCAGCCTTAGGCGTTCCGGTGTTCGGTGACGAAACGGCGGATAAAACCGATATCGCCGTGGATGCGATTTTCGATTCGGTGTCGGTCTCAACCACCAAGCGTGAAGAGTTGTCCAAACTCGGCATTATCTTCTGTTCTTTCTCGGAAGCGGTTCAGGACCATCCTGAGTTGGTACAACAGTATTTGGGCACGGTGGTGCCGTATCACGATAACTATTTCGCGGCCTTGAATTCGGCGGTGGCATCCGATGGGACTTTTGTTTATATCCCGGAAGGCGTTCGTGCGCCGATGGAATTGTCGACCTATTTCCGTATTAACGAAGCGAAAACAGGCCAGTTTGAACGAACGATCCTGATTGCCGACAAAAACAGTTATGTCAGTTACCTGGAAGGCTGTTCCGCACCGGTACGCGATTCGTACCAGTTGCATGCGGCGGTGGTGGAAGTCATCGTGCATGAGAATGCGGAAGTCAAGTATTCCACGGTTCAGAACTGGTATCCGGGGGATGAAGACTGTGAGGGCGGGATTCTGAATTTCGTGACCAAGCGCGGCGTGTGTGAAGGCAAAAATTCGAAGTTGTCTTGGACGCAAGCGGAAACCGGGTCGGCGATTACCTGGAAATATCCGAGCTGTGTTCTGAAAGGCGATAATTCCATCGGCGAATTCTATTCGGTGGCGTTAACCAATCGCCGCCAACAGGCCGATACCGGTACCAAGATGATTCACATCGGTAAGAATACCCGCAGCACCATTATTTCCAAAGGGTTGTCGGCCGGTAAATCCGATAACACTTATCGTGGCTTGGTGAAAATTCTGCCGACAGCGGAAAATGCCCGGAACTTTACCCAGTGCGATTCCATGTTGATTGGCGACAAGTGCGGTGCACACACCTTCCCGTATATTGAGGTGGAAAACCCTACAGCTAAAATGGAGCACGAAGCCACCACCTCCCGGATTGGCGAGGACCAGCTGTTCTATTGCCAACAGCGGGGGATCAGCGAACAAGATGCGATTTCCATGATTGTGAACGGCTTCTGTAAAGAGGTGTTCAGTGAGTTACCTTTGGAGTTCGCGCAGGAAGCGGAAGAGCTCCTGGCCGTTAGTCTGGAAGGCTCGGTCGGATAAAATAAATAATAAATGTTTTAGACTGCAGTGAATTGAATTGGATCGTTTGAAAGGTGAACTTTCATCGAGTGAGAGAGATTAGATGTTATTAAAAGTTGAAAACCTACATGCAGAAGTCGCTGATGACAGCGGCAAGCAAATCCTGAAGGGGCTGAACCTGGACGTCAAACCAGGTGAAGTGCATGCCATTATGGGGCCGAACGGCGCTGGTAAAAGTACTTTGTCCAGTGTATTGGCGGGGCGAGAAGATTATGAAGTCACCGACGGTCAAGCGGTCTTTGACGGTGAAGATCTGTTGGATATGGACCCGGAAGAGCGTGCTCGTAAAGGTCTGTTCTTAGCGTTTCAATATCCGGTGGAAATTCCCGGTGTCAGTAACAAGCTCTTTATGCAAACGGCCGTGAATGCCATTCGTGAAGAAAAAGGCTTGCCGGCTTTGGATATGTTTGATTTCGACGAATACGCCCAAGCGAAAATCGATTTGTTGAATATGCGCAAAGATTTGTTGGACCGTTCCGTGAACGTCGGCTTTTCCGGCGGTGAAAAGAAACGTAATGATATTTTTCAGATGGCGTTGTTGGAACCGAAGTTGTGTATCCTCGATGAAACGGATTCCGGCCTGGACATCGATGCCATGAAAGTGGTGGCGAATGGTGTGAATTCCTTGCGAGATGGTGAGCGAAGCTTTATTGTGGTGACGCACTATCAGCGCTTGCTGGATTACATTAAGCCGGATCATGTGCATGTGTTGTATGACGGTAAAATCGTTAAGTCCGGTGGCTTTGAGCTGGTGCATGAGCTTGAAGAAAAAGGCTACGATGACATCATTCAAAGCCATGATGCTTTCGGTTCGGAGTAAGGTGTCTCATGACAGTAGCGGTTACCCCTAAAATGAGTCCTGCGGCGCGTCAAATGCTTGAACGTTTGGTCGCCGAATCCCATAAGTTGAACGATGACACCCAGGCCGAAGCGCTTGTTCAAAAGCGCCAGGAAGCTGAAAAGCGTTTGTTGGCCAAAGGGTTCCCGACCCGAAAAGATGAGGATTGGCAATATACCTCTTTGTTGCCATGGATGCAGCATGCGTTTGAAATCAAAGCGCCGAGTGCCGAGCCCAGCTTAGAGGTTTTGCAGCCGCATTTGTTACCGGATACAGCGATTCGCCTGGTGTTTGTGGACGGTGTCTTTTCGGAAAATCTGTCGGCTGGGTTCGATTTGATTCCCGAGGCCTTGTCGATTGAAATGGCCGACGCCGATGCGATTCAAACCATTGCGCCGAAGGCGGAAGCCGACGCTTTTGAATGGATCAATGAGCTGGTTTTAGACCAGGGGCTGGCATTGCGCTTGGAAGACCAGGCGGCACTGGAAGTGCCTGTGTATGTCGTTCAGGTGCAGACTCAGTCTGAGCAGTTGACCAACCTGCGTATGCAGGTGACGGTGGGTGAAAATGCCGAAATGACGTTGATTCAGCAGTACCTTTGCTTAGAGGGCGCGGAATCGGTTTTTGTGAATGACTTGGCGCATTTGCATTTGGCCAAACACGCTCGCTTGAAGCAGGTTGTAATGCAAGACTTGAGTTTGAACAGCTTTTATTTCAATCATCAATATTTCCAGCAAGCGGAAGCGTCCGATTTGTCGACGATTTATCTGGGGCTGGGGGCGGAAATTTCCCGGCATCAGAATCAAGTCGCCTTAACCGGAACTCATGCCGAATCTGAACAAAACTCCATTGGGTTTGGCGCGGGTAAACAGATCGTGGATTCCCGCACGGAAACCCTTC
This window harbors:
- the sufC gene encoding Fe-S cluster assembly ATPase SufC, with the translated sequence MLLKVENLHAEVADDSGKQILKGLNLDVKPGEVHAIMGPNGAGKSTLSSVLAGREDYEVTDGQAVFDGEDLLDMDPEERARKGLFLAFQYPVEIPGVSNKLFMQTAVNAIREEKGLPALDMFDFDEYAQAKIDLLNMRKDLLDRSVNVGFSGGEKKRNDIFQMALLEPKLCILDETDSGLDIDAMKVVANGVNSLRDGERSFIVVTHYQRLLDYIKPDHVHVLYDGKIVKSGGFELVHELEEKGYDDIIQSHDAFGSE
- the sufD gene encoding Fe-S cluster assembly protein SufD; amino-acid sequence: MTVAVTPKMSPAARQMLERLVAESHKLNDDTQAEALVQKRQEAEKRLLAKGFPTRKDEDWQYTSLLPWMQHAFEIKAPSAEPSLEVLQPHLLPDTAIRLVFVDGVFSENLSAGFDLIPEALSIEMADADAIQTIAPKAEADAFEWINELVLDQGLALRLEDQAALEVPVYVVQVQTQSEQLTNLRMQVTVGENAEMTLIQQYLCLEGAESVFVNDLAHLHLAKHARLKQVVMQDLSLNSFYFNHQYFQQAEASDLSTIYLGLGAEISRHQNQVALTGTHAESEQNSIGFGAGKQIVDSRTETLHQVAHCNSRQLHKFVLDGQARGVFNGMIYVAQDAQKTDGQMDNKNLLLSNDAKMDTKPQLEIYADDVKCSHGCASGQMDENQLFYAQARGIRKAHAKRLITQAFLLEPLEAVSNVKWHQWLATQVMRKLDQAMK
- the sufB gene encoding Fe-S cluster assembly protein SufB; the encoded protein is MSEATQYQEINDLLSKNQGYKEGFFTQTTVETFEKGLNEAVIRAISAKKNEPDWMLDFRLKAFAHWQTMKEPHWAKAEYEPLDYQDYSYYSAPECSVCGDQCATDEPVEPEMDPEVAKAFAALGVPVFGDETADKTDIAVDAIFDSVSVSTTKREELSKLGIIFCSFSEAVQDHPELVQQYLGTVVPYHDNYFAALNSAVASDGTFVYIPEGVRAPMELSTYFRINEAKTGQFERTILIADKNSYVSYLEGCSAPVRDSYQLHAAVVEVIVHENAEVKYSTVQNWYPGDEDCEGGILNFVTKRGVCEGKNSKLSWTQAETGSAITWKYPSCVLKGDNSIGEFYSVALTNRRQQADTGTKMIHIGKNTRSTIISKGLSAGKSDNTYRGLVKILPTAENARNFTQCDSMLIGDKCGAHTFPYIEVENPTAKMEHEATTSRIGEDQLFYCQQRGISEQDAISMIVNGFCKEVFSELPLEFAQEAEELLAVSLEGSVG